A part of Verrucomicrobiia bacterium genomic DNA contains:
- a CDS encoding phage BR0599 family protein, producing MSIELINGHVLLPELPDWQQGAELTRRWETEIQETVTGAEDRGAMRAVPRLELSYEIATLTQEQRARLEDQLREAMKSGKAVVPFWGRASDLASSASGTSAELATTNWPWQVGDFIFFLDASDIEKPVYAVRQITAKTGLVLTLNSVLPQTFAAGSLVWPLLFGKPDGESMSLVTSRHGSVSFTLLEVTGSTRATASSAPTYLSRPIFTTPINWTDGASQRLSYDLRELAIGFGAEVFAPLQSHVVHGFEFSVQLNTETEILALENFFAALRGRLHGFWLPAPTEAVDIVEGISTTQFDIAGQGFAASWNDHPAVHLWFTQEGTGVARKILSVADNGDGTERVTLESALTFTPNAETMVSRLHYVRLAEDEESAAFLAEWFEQRSFQVLELPVEYAAAETGEMPVYLYHVWINTDPIQHWYYTSFASGISSLLEAPEEDEPVAYISKPIDHGSLDQGLKGEAEKVTIEAVHETGHPFVFGFPYPPTGPIYVRIFETSFADPDAGTVLFTGQVEKVTRRGKKISASCISRLDLDNQRLPDALISPRCSFQVYEPNTCKVVKTTQYRRTAALSVINGSTVRVSHVSQLSGLPVNYFSFGWIEAGTGSQMEIRTVLEDTIVGSGVRELKLNLPLLHATVGTSVVLLAGCDGRWTTCKIKFVNDRFFGHPFVPEKNPTLVAVQSQVSQGGKK from the coding sequence ATGAGTATCGAGTTGATCAATGGGCATGTGTTGTTACCAGAGTTGCCGGACTGGCAGCAGGGAGCGGAGCTGACGCGTCGGTGGGAGACGGAGATCCAGGAGACGGTGACGGGCGCGGAGGATCGCGGAGCGATGCGCGCTGTGCCGCGGCTAGAGCTGTCTTACGAGATCGCCACGCTCACGCAGGAGCAACGTGCGCGACTGGAAGACCAATTGCGCGAGGCGATGAAGTCCGGCAAGGCCGTAGTGCCTTTCTGGGGACGTGCTTCCGATCTCGCCAGCAGCGCGAGTGGCACAAGCGCGGAACTGGCGACGACGAACTGGCCGTGGCAGGTGGGCGATTTCATCTTCTTCCTAGATGCATCGGATATCGAGAAACCCGTGTACGCAGTGCGGCAGATCACGGCAAAAACAGGACTCGTGCTCACGCTGAACAGCGTGTTGCCGCAGACGTTCGCAGCCGGTTCGCTGGTGTGGCCGCTGCTTTTCGGCAAGCCGGATGGTGAAAGCATGTCATTGGTCACGAGCCGCCACGGATCGGTGTCATTCACACTGCTGGAGGTCACGGGCTCGACGCGTGCGACGGCATCCAGTGCGCCGACGTATCTTTCGCGGCCCATCTTCACCACGCCCATCAACTGGACCGATGGTGCGAGCCAGCGCTTGAGCTACGATCTGCGCGAGCTGGCGATCGGTTTCGGTGCGGAGGTGTTCGCGCCGTTACAGAGCCATGTGGTGCATGGATTCGAGTTCAGCGTGCAGTTGAACACGGAGACGGAGATCCTTGCGCTGGAAAATTTCTTTGCGGCATTGCGCGGACGTTTGCACGGGTTCTGGCTGCCTGCGCCGACGGAGGCGGTGGACATCGTGGAGGGCATCAGCACCACGCAGTTCGACATCGCAGGACAAGGCTTTGCAGCTTCATGGAATGATCATCCGGCGGTGCATCTGTGGTTCACGCAGGAAGGGACGGGTGTGGCGCGGAAGATCCTGAGTGTGGCAGACAATGGTGACGGCACAGAACGTGTGACGTTGGAAAGCGCGCTGACTTTCACGCCAAACGCGGAGACGATGGTGAGCCGGTTGCACTATGTGCGGCTGGCAGAGGATGAGGAGAGTGCCGCCTTTCTCGCGGAATGGTTTGAGCAACGCTCCTTTCAGGTGCTGGAGCTGCCTGTGGAGTATGCGGCTGCGGAGACGGGCGAGATGCCGGTATATCTGTATCACGTCTGGATCAACACGGATCCGATCCAGCATTGGTACTACACGAGTTTCGCGAGCGGCATCAGCTCGCTCCTGGAGGCGCCGGAGGAAGACGAGCCAGTGGCTTATATTTCCAAACCGATCGATCATGGTTCTCTGGACCAAGGACTGAAAGGTGAGGCGGAGAAGGTGACGATCGAGGCGGTGCATGAAACGGGGCATCCGTTCGTCTTCGGTTTTCCTTATCCACCCACGGGCCCGATATACGTTCGTATCTTCGAGACATCCTTTGCTGATCCGGATGCTGGCACAGTGCTCTTCACGGGACAGGTGGAGAAGGTGACGCGACGCGGCAAGAAGATCAGCGCGAGCTGCATCTCACGTCTGGACCTCGATAATCAACGTCTGCCGGATGCATTGATCAGTCCGCGCTGTTCTTTCCAGGTCTATGAGCCGAACACGTGCAAGGTGGTCAAGACCACGCAGTATCGTCGCACTGCGGCGCTTTCGGTGATCAATGGCAGCACGGTGCGGGTGAGTCATGTGAGCCAGCTTAGCGGCTTGCCGGTGAATTATTTTTCCTTCGGCTGGATCGAAGCAGGCACAGGCAGCCAGATGGAGATACGCACCGTGCTGGAAGATACCATCGTGGGCAGTGGAGTGCGGGAGCTGAAACTGAATCTGCCTTTGCTGCATGCGACGGTGGGCACTTCGGTGGTGTTGCTGGCGGGCTGTGATGGCCGCTGGACGACGTGCAAGATCAAGTTCGTGAATGATCGTTTTTTTGGCCACCCATTCGTGCCGGAGAAGAATCCGACATTGGTGGCGGTGCAATCGCAGGTTTCCCAAGGAGGCAAGAAATGA
- a CDS encoding NlpC/P60 family protein encodes MKAYYQDRTRQAALLALAQEWFGTPFVPHAQVAGVGVDCVQLAAALYQGTGLLREFKPGKYTMDGGQHNDGSRVTSWLEASPHFAKAEAPWQVGDLLCFRMGRSVHHVGVVLTDRTFVHVYQGYTVGESWIDDSTWRKRLTLVFRPVEITASGTASPVVVTLPATEPLRVPLQNTVNTPWERLVV; translated from the coding sequence ATGAAGGCTTATTATCAAGACAGGACGCGCCAGGCAGCTTTGCTGGCACTGGCGCAGGAATGGTTCGGCACGCCGTTCGTGCCGCACGCGCAAGTGGCGGGCGTGGGGGTGGATTGCGTGCAACTCGCGGCGGCGCTTTATCAAGGCACCGGACTGTTGCGCGAATTCAAACCGGGCAAATACACGATGGACGGCGGCCAGCACAATGACGGCAGCCGCGTGACTTCGTGGCTGGAAGCGAGCCCGCATTTTGCGAAAGCAGAAGCGCCGTGGCAGGTGGGGGATCTGCTGTGCTTCCGCATGGGCCGCAGTGTGCATCATGTGGGCGTGGTGCTGACGGACCGCACCTTCGTGCATGTTTACCAGGGTTACACCGTGGGTGAATCGTGGATCGATGACAGCACATGGCGCAAGCGTCTCACGCTTGTCTTCCGTCCGGTGGAAATCACAGCGAGCGGAACGGCTTCTCCCGTCGTGGTGACTTTGCCGGCAACTGAACCGCTCCGCGTGCCGTTGCAGAACACGGTGAACACTCCTTGGGAAAGGCTGGTGGTATGA
- a CDS encoding LamG-like jellyroll fold domain-containing protein produces MNGPNLTRAFARNASESAYPNLWQGLVAAWAPPGAPRHATRLWDYSGNGNHGTIRNGANWTIGKNGHALNFDGTDDDVIGDTPGKNFPVGNQSRTVSCWIKAPSWTGDKGLLHWGHNGEFPAAANFHLVAGSAGNILWGNGFGDGILSGSINCADNRWHCITGIYSSSTNLATLYVDGRIDATDYLEQVPSTGSSDYWRIAKFLSNAGAWPGRIEGILLYNRLLLRSEILSIATGASPFYSMPSKILLKPKKQSQSFAYLVC; encoded by the coding sequence ATGAACGGTCCAAACTTGACCCGGGCCTTCGCCCGCAACGCCAGCGAATCCGCCTATCCCAACCTCTGGCAGGGACTCGTGGCCGCCTGGGCACCACCCGGCGCGCCACGCCACGCTACCCGGCTCTGGGACTACTCAGGGAACGGGAATCATGGCACCATCCGCAACGGCGCAAACTGGACCATCGGGAAAAACGGCCACGCGCTGAACTTCGACGGCACAGACGATGACGTCATCGGCGACACACCCGGAAAGAACTTTCCCGTAGGAAACCAAAGCCGGACAGTGAGCTGCTGGATCAAAGCGCCGTCATGGACGGGGGATAAAGGGTTGTTGCATTGGGGGCATAATGGGGAATTTCCAGCTGCCGCTAACTTCCATTTAGTTGCTGGGTCCGCTGGAAATATTTTGTGGGGCAACGGATTTGGCGATGGAATTTTGTCTGGAAGTATAAACTGTGCTGACAATAGGTGGCACTGCATTACGGGCATTTATTCATCCTCCACAAACTTAGCTACACTCTATGTTGATGGAAGAATAGACGCCACTGATTATCTTGAACAAGTCCCAAGTACTGGATCAAGTGATTATTGGCGCATAGCAAAATTTCTCAGCAATGCGGGAGCTTGGCCCGGACGTATCGAGGGAATTCTTCTGTATAACAGATTGCTCCTTCGGTCAGAGATACTTAGCATAGCCACGGGTGCGAGTCCTTTTTATTCAATGCCGTCAAAAATCTTATTGAAACCAAAGAAACAATCGCAATCGTTCGCTTACTTAGTTTGCTGA